The genomic segment tgaaattaaaaggtAATTTCTAAAGagatgtttttctttattttcagaAACATAATTAATGGCTACCAAGAAATTTTCAGCTATTATATTACCTTTGTATATGATATTTACTCTCGTGCTATTGCCCATAACATCAGGTTACCAATTATTTATTACGTattgattttagttttaaaaaattagttttgagaTGTCCTTGCTAATTTAGTTAAAGTCagtgaacacaaatatttgTATTAGTATCAGTGTTCGaaaaagcggtctaggcggtcgcctaggcgccgtctaggcgctaggcgctcaacCGACGCCTAGACGACCGCCTAAACTGCctaaaattacatatatttcgatttaatatatttatctaatttttaactatatataattaaaatttaaagttttacattcatatacataattacaaatctttatatgttgttgatattaattaaaaactacattttttcctaagttttgtttatggtttattacttttatttatctaacatatatttttgtctacaatattacatatataatgttctacgttgaaaacgcctaaaccgcctaaaatcGCCTAGCCTCCGAttaagcgttctaggcgctaggcgttgggtcaccgcccaattaccgcctagcgctttcttgagtATTGATTAGTATTGGtcatttaattttcaaatactaattttttaGGGCAATTGTCATGGATAtcatgatttttagtttttgggtcaaaaaTACCACAAGGCCCAACAATTTCCAGTTCTAACATTTGTCATTAAACAATTTGACAAAATTACCCTCACATCAAAACACTCGCCTCTTTGCTTCATCTCTTCACCTCACCGTTTCACGTCTCTTTGCTTCGCCGTACATCCTCCTCGCCTCACCGCGCGTTCTCCTTGCCTCCCCTCGCCTCACCTCGCCGTGCACTCTCCTCGCCTCGCCTTGATTTACCGTTTTgcgttttaatatgtgataacAGATCTCAACAGCGGCTGCGACAATCTCAAATCATGATGTGTATTCGTTAAATTTGCACACGGTGAAATCTTTGTGTCTGCTTCAGATGTTGTACTCTCAAATGGCTCGAGTCAcctaataagcatagaaaacgACACCGTATATGCTGGTTATCCTTCGTCATATTTGAGATCGGGTCGGTGATCTCAGATTCAAGCTTGTGTTGAGCTTGCTGGGACTCAGCTTGGAGTTGTGTTTCCAAATGAAAAACAATCTCGGTATCGTTGGATGGAAGTATCAAAGCTATTTAAGAGGTAAATTTTGTTCTCAATGTCATTAATCTTAATTTATGAGAACCCTATCTCTTAAGTCTTGAAATTTTGAATCTAATTCCTTGATTTATGGCTCAATACTCTGTAGACTTATCTTGGTTTTGATATGTTAATGATGACACAATTATTGTAGATCCCTATAATCAAAGAGGGATTTTAGATTAGTGGATATAGTTAAAATCGAGCAACAATTGCATTGTTTAAGTCTCATGTGCTCACTCGTAAATATCTTATGTTTGTTACTAGTTAGGTTCCTTTTACACCTAATGTCTGAATTAGTCAAATGGAGAGTCTAATATTGAATTCATTGCAACACATTAGATTCTTTGTGATTGATTTGGGATCAGAGGTACCTAATCAATCAACATATATAATGGCAAAGTATGCCACTTTCATCACATTTCTAAAATGTGAAtccgttgaaaaaaaaatgacatacaTGGGAGagttaattttttctatttggTTGGAAGAATCTATTTTTTATGTTGTGGTGTGCAACACATAAGTAGCTTTGAAGAGTATTACATGGTGCATCTGTATTGGTTTATGTAGATGGATGAGGTTTTAACGTGGTATTTCTCTTTCGACGTACTGTAGCTAAAATTCAGGAAGGGATTAGTAAAGCTTAGGAAGACCTTCCTAAACATATTTTCTGatttcattactttttttacAGAAGGACAAAGCAAGCTACAAGGcaaaacaaagagagataaCAAATCACACATTGTCAGGGATCATACTGAAACATGATCTTTAGTTTTAAAGCattggtttttgttgttatcCAAGCAATTCGAACTCGCTATTCTATTAAGAAACCACATTGTATTggtctttatttttcttattacaattttgtgacaaatatatatttaccacAAAACTAATTATCATTTAGGAGAGTTCCAAGAAATTTATgaaagacctttttttttttaatttaggaaggcttttataaaatttaggaaggacaatataatatttagGAAGGTTCACTTGAAATTTAGGAAAACCATCCTAAACACTGAGTTAAATTGAGATGTTTAGGGGTTGGTTCGTTCTCTAGagatggtttttgttttcacattggATGGTgtgttttgtaaaataatttgaatttgatgttaATTGAATCAAATGCTAATTCTCTATAAATTGAGGAAGCATACCTTGATATTCATGAAAAATTCATTGATAGCTCTGGATGACATTCATAAAAATGTTCTTAGAATTCCttaaaaaatatggaaatacACACCCACAATGGTTCGAACTCACGTCATCCTGAATTACACAAAACTCTTCCTAAATACCATAATATATTTCCAGAAAACACAAAATACGCGTCTAATAGCTATATATTTAACAATTGCTAAACAATACTTGAATAATAGGCTTTGACCTATTGATTACTTTCACAATCTTAATAAGATGAGGTCGCATGTTCCAGACTTATGTGGGCGTGTATtcccatttttttccttcttttttaatGAATGTCATCTCGAATTATAGAAAACCCTTCCTAAATACCATCCAATCTTTCCAGAAATCACAAAATGCGCATCTAATAGTTATATATTTAACAGTTGCTAAACAATACTTGAATAATAGGCTTTGGCCTACTGGTTACTTTCACAATCTTAATAGGATGATGCCGTTTGTTCGAGACGGGCGTGCGTTTATTcccatttttttccttattttttttttaatgattgtCATCCTGATTTACACAAAACCCTTCCAGAAACTTACATATTCAATCTTTCACAATCATAATACCATCCAATCTTTCCAGAAACTGTAGAGAAACTAGCATACATATTCAATTAACATCAAAATGAAATTACTTCACATACTTCTCCAAGATCCAATATTAGCTCTCTTATTGTCTTCCTTCCTAGAGACCCActcatctgttttttttacattgCAGAGCATAACAAGAAACTATTTGAATCATGTGGAAATTACAGCAAACAACACCAACCATCAGAACCGTGCCTAAGATTATATGGGCCGGAAGCGGTGTTTTAGAAAAAggccttaaattttttttaaaaaatctctatataatttataaaaaagcaaactgtaatattataaaaatccATATTTGTCTGATTGTTGAAAGCAGCCAAACtaagaaggaagaaaacaaaaagaagcataagttaaattatatgttaatattTTAGTGGTGATCGACTGATCGTGATCAGAAAAGTGAGAACAATGGATCTCTTTCTCGAGTTTTCTATCATCATCGttgctctcttcttccttttaccacataaaatcatttttattggGTCTAACTATTGGGCTTATTTGGAAAAATTAAggcctttaattttttttccaaaaaacgGGCCGGAAGCGAATGCTTCTTTTGTTTACACGTAGCCACGGCTCTGCCAACCATATGTTTCTAATAAAGAATACGACAATGCtattaaatattgtaaaataccCTCATTTGAGAATTGATGGAGTAATGAACTTGAACTTGGGTGCTTTAGTGAGAAGCTTGTCATAAGTGTCTTGATCAAACAACACCATGTTGTTCaccttttccttttgcttttctttgctccacttttgttttatttaaacaaaCATCTGTAGGTAAAAGAGAAACTATTAAACACTAAGATCATGAATAATGATacttaaaacacaaaacaagacaaTGATTACACAAGCAAAGCTGAATTACACCATAATCTTTCGAGAAATGAATCACATATACCTAAATTTCTGGATTTGTATGATACAAGTGCAAGGAGGTACCTAAATCTTCAGTGAATACATATAATTAACCTTCATTTACCCAAATAAGACAAATCAATCTCCCAAGAGACGAAACTTAaatcaatttctcaaaaacttaCTTCTTAAACCTACATTTACAGTAGGTACACATTGATTGTATCGTATAAAGATGGAATAATGGataataaatgaaacaaaccttcttcttcttctttctacaaGTTGTGCTCTATATCAACCTGAAAGCATcaaaatcaataagaatttgtgttttaaattgTTGCCTCCACATCCACCACAACCGCTTCATCCTCCTCTGCTCCACCACTGCCATAACCACCTCAGATTTGCGACCCCCACCTCTTTCTCCACCCCGATCGCCAGATGAACCATCACTGATGTTGTCGATCAAAGCGTCGTCGGGTCCAGACACATCAATGGCTTTGGAATGACCATTCTTGCTAATCTCGACCTCGATCTTCATTAGTTATAGTGAACGAACGTCGCCGCCATCATCAATTGAGATCAGaacttttttgatatttttatacaCAAGGAGAAAATGgtcattttattgattaatgaatggtattaatgaaaaaagaagGAGTGTGTGGTATTTTAGGtagaaaaacttttttgatgGTATTTTAGGgcatttctcaatttttttatatatgtactaattcttgcaattttttttttaaacatacatAACAGGAAAACGGAAGCCATGTCAGGATTGGAGATATGGATGTAGCAGCAGAGTTGCATGTAGTGCAAAGTGCTTATCTCTCGGTTACAAAGGAGGAGACTGTGTCACATTTGCTTTTCCTGTTTGTTGCTGCAAAATCAATTTGGAATTTCAACATGATTCTCCTACTTCTAGTCCGATCATGACAAATTAATCTTCAATTActatgtattttaaattatataaaaaaacatatattaaaatatcttttattcaTATTATTACCATTAtcacataattatattttttgcgGACATTTTTGGAATCACTGAAGTTTCAGCTTTCGACTCAAAAATCATGATCCTATTGTTTGACCATATGGGCCCAACTTTTTtgatatttctaataatttctCAAAACACATAGGGTAAGGGAGAGTTTTGCTATTTCGATGATTACATCAATAATGATAATTTATCAATTGTATAGTTCACAAGATAAAATCCACCATGACGTTGCTTTTGTGTATAATTCGTCATTAGATTTTGGATACCGACGTATGACATAATTCAGGGCAATCACAACAATTTGTTTCGTGTTAAGTGGAGCGCGAAAAAAAATGACAACGAGTCAAAACAAGTAAATCAAAGAATTTTGGTTCAAAATTAAAGATTATCTCTTTTGATAAGTgacatattaataaataataattgatgACACCTAAAAGAAAAGTGTGGTGGTAATAAAAGATATATACCTATTAAGTTCTAGTGTACAacttaataaaatgaaaatattacttGGAGTCCCATTGTTTTGTTCCAACATAGTGTACCTTCGTTTTCTTTCATCTTGTGGTTAGCAATCAATGACAAATTTTCAACGGAGTTCGTATGAGAGCATAATGTTGTGTTCAGCATTGTGTGTTTTTGGTGAAAGGGAGAGTGGAGTTGATATTTGCTTTGTTTAGGCTGTTTGATGCAATTGCATGTGTGTTTGTAACGCGTAGATTGACAAAAGGGATTCCGAATTTGTATTCTGATGGTTAGACAcagcatttttttttcaatcaataaaacatttatagATTCTCTATTCATCGATCTTTGTATTTAACACTAAACGAAATGTTCATTCATATAAAAGTCGAATGATTACCACAGAGCATTTGCAAAAATTAGATTTCCAAATGGCTGCGTTTAATAATCATACAGAGTTTGATCAGAGCTGTCATACCTGAAAGTGGACAGGCAGCTGTTTACTTTCATGAGATGAAAGGAAGCCGAATCCGAAGCCTTTTCCACCTGCTCCGAGACTGGGACGGATGCAGGCCTAGTTACTCATAATAGAACTCAAGTTGGGATTATTCTCCAATCTCCATGAAAAAGAAGCATTTACATAACATGAAAAGATCAACAATAACACTATCATCCATGGGACTGATGATCATAACAAAACAACAGATATAAAATTGAAGCAGAGCGATGTGGTTTATTCAAAGTTCCAACTGGCTCTGCATCTCCAATATAGTCTTAGCCGACTTCTGCAGCTTCTCAGACTCTTCATCAGTCATATGCACATTGGTCACAGCGACCACACCATTGCGTCCAAGCAAAGCCGGGAGACTGAGGAAGACATCACCCCCATCGACACCATAAAAGCCACGAGCAAGAACCGTGACAGGGTGGATCTTTCGCTGGTCACGGAGAATAGTACGAGCCAGATTAGCAACAGAGTAACCAATGGCCCAAGAAGTGTAACCCTTAAGTCCAATGACTTCATAGGCGCTACCAACTACGCTTTGATGAATGTCCTCAAGGGTTTGTTTCTCGTAAGCAATCTGTTGCTTCTCTAGAAAACTTAAGACAGGGATGCCTCCAACACTTATGCTCGACCACAATGCCACCGAGCTGTCTCCATGCTCTCCCACAATAAATGCATGCAACAAACCAATTGATCGTCTCAACAATACATTACCATCGGAGGTATTATCACCTGATCACTCCTTAATTGCAGTATAAAACCACTAAAGCATAGATTTTTATCATACTAAATCACTCCTTAATCGCAGTATTTACCAAAAAGACAATTCTTTTATCAATCATCTAATCCCAATTGAAAGAAACTAAAGGAAATTATAAAATTgaagatcaaacacaaaactGACCTGTACATCCTGAGCATTAACGTCGAGATGATCTGCGATTAAGAATCTGAACCGAGAAGAATCAAGATTAGTACCAGATCCAAGCACACGATTCACCGGGAAACCAGAGAGCTTCCAAGCAACGTAAGTCAAAACATCGACAGGATTAGAAACAATGATCAATATAGAATCAGGAGAAGCTTTAGCGAGTGGAGGAATGATATGGCGGAAGAGAGCAACGTTCCTCTGAAGCAGATTGAGTCTAGACTCCCCTGGGTTCTGTCTAGCACCAGCAGTGACGATACACAGATCAGATCCANNNNNNNNNNNNNNNNNNNNNNNNNNNNNNNNNNNNNNNNNNNNNNNNNNNNNNNNNNNNNNNNNNNNNNNNNNNNNNNNNNNNNNNNNNNNNNNNNNNNNNNNNNNNNNNNNNNNNNNNNNNNNNNNNNNNNNNNNNNNNNNNNNNNNNNNNNNNNNNNNNNNNNNNNNNNNNNNNNNNNNNNNNNNNNNNNNNNNNNNNNNNNNNNNNNNNNNNNNNNNNNNNNNNNNNNNNNNNNNNNNNNNNNNNNNNNNNNNNNNNNNNNNNNNNNNNNNNNNNNNNNNNNNNNNNNNNNNNNNNNNNNNNNNNNNGCCTGGGTTCTGTCTAGCACCAGCAGTGACGATGCACAGATCAGATCCAGCGGTGACGTCGTAGTCGACAGAAGCGGTGATCTTGGTTCGAGGGAGGAAAGCAGCGGCGTGCTGTAGATCGAGCATCTCTCCACGAAGCTTATCAGGCTTGGAGTCGACGAGTGCGATCTCGTCGGCGAGATCTTGAGTGAGGATGGTTTGAGCTATGGCCATCCCGACGTTGCCGACTCCGACGACGGAGATCTTTGTACATCGGTTTGAAGCGAGAGGAGGAACGGAGTTGCGGATCGGTTTGAAAAGGGCGCTGCTTAGATCAACACCACTCGGACCCAAGTCACGCAGCGATGAAGTCGATGTTGATGCGTTTTGCTGCATTACTGTGACCAATTTTAGGGCTTTGATTTGATGTaactgtttcttcttcttcgaattaGGGTGTGTATGTGAGCCGGGCGAGTGGGAAGTTGATAGGTTAAGGGTTCCCATTGAATGTATGATAACTGGGAAGCTGAAAGGTAAAGGGTTGCCATTGAAGAAGAATGAATGGAGAGGAAGCTGAGGACAAGAGAGCTCGAAACGGATTTGACTTATGCCAGGTTTTATGATTGACAAGTGATAAGGATTGTGCTGCTATGGTCTATTCCCGACGGAAACAGCACTAGTAATCTGTTTGTACTTTATACTATATACAAATGGACCGATTAAGTAACTGTTACTAAGATttttacaactaaaaaaaataataataattggtaAAAATTGTGGCTACAGaaattataaagtatataatttgttataaaaaagatttgattttatggtgaataaaaatataaataatagtgAGAAACTTAGGCAGTGAATGGTGACAATGAAAAAgcggtttttgtgtttttttgtcaaaactgCAGTTTAGTCACCAATCACGTTTTCTGAGACaaattaacatttttcaaaaaaaaaaaaaagtaattcgCGGATTTTGGAGCATAATTAATACATTACCGCGTTTTCATATTGAAAGAACCTGATATATAACGGACCAATACAAATCTGCAGtgagtaaatatttttttgatttttaatttagataagtgatatatatatagatgcagcGATATCAAAAATCACAACAACTTAATTCTTCTTTCCCTATTTTCACTCCTTCCCTAAAAAAACTCAcgattaaacccaaaaaaaaattatctcctTATTTCTAGGCTTCTAGCATTTATTAAGGTGAggtgtattgtttttttttctttctaatcggtactaatatttttttttccacactaCTAGATACTACTATTATTATCTTTGTTGTTCAaataactttttctttaaataataatagtttaataaaattatttttgtattaatagTTTAATTAGAATAAGCTTATTGATAATatattaacactcttatgaaatctataaaagatatttttatagtttaaactcataacaattaaaaatatgattcaatatttattaatttgttttgcaatttaaaaatttgttatagtagtagtaggttatatatttcattaagaGACAATATTGCAAATATGTTATGAGAAAATCAAAGTACTCATAAAAAATTCTACCTTTTATGATtgaattttttatcaatatgtcaaaaaataaaattttatatcaagaatatataattaaatatataaacatactaattattaataaatttatttataatatatgcaCCGCTTTTCCTTTATTTACCATTCACATAATTAATACTGAACCGCAAATAGTtgtttcaccaatcaaatatcattctgtaccgcttattttgtatgAACCGCACTTATCCTGCAAaccgcacgtaccgcagttgaaccgtaccgcactttAAAACCGCGTTCCCCGCACAACCAAAACCGCGGTCACCATTCGGACTCTTATACTCATAGAAAGATTGGGATACTgaataaaagagagatgagagagagagattttacttcttctataattaaagtttgtaaattgtatttgtattttacaACAATCGAATTCCATCATATAGAAGTAAAAAGTAAGTTATTATGTGTGCATAGTGACAGTGAGCtgaatacaaaataataataaatgtataaCATTATACACATGCGCATCATTTGATGACATTATATACGCCTTCTTTTTCTGACTTTCACAACCCTCTCTTTTAGAGACCAATGTCACTATGTCTCTTGCGTAATGTCTTATGTTTTCTCGTTAAAAACATTTCTAGGAAAACCCAGTGAGAAAACCTTAGTAAGGTAAAAAGAGTACAACCTCGCAAGCTCTCCCTCGACTGATCAGGATATCATCTTACAAGTCTTGTTGACGACGCATGCCAATGTTATGGGTAATGATTTTGTGAAAAGGTCTGCAGAATTTTCGGATGATCGAATTCTTCACAAGTCCAAGTCACACAACGATGATGAAGTCGATGTCGATGCGTTTTGCTGCATTACTGTGACCAATTTTAgggatttgatttgatgaaattgtttcttcttcttcttctcttgatgTATTAACGCTGCAATAGCACgagaagaaacaattttttgagCCAAATTTATTGATATTCATGATTTTAGATTGTTAGGAACTTTGAAACctctttccatttctttttctattaagatgtttaatgtttatgcgGATTACCTTTTAAAAAATGCGCAATAACACAAAAGTCAACTTTTTGTGCCAAAATTAACATGAAATCGTATTAAAGTTTATACAAAGAGAAATTTAGCAAGAGTGTCATGTACAGTGTCAAAGTTTTTCACTAATgccacttttgttttcttcttttcccgGTTGCCATAAGCCTAACTCGAAAAGACATTTTTGTCCTTGTGTaaatgaaacatattttttattaaacaaaagacATCAAAATTAAAAGCAGCGAgaatttttagtttcttctacCAAACCCTATCTTCATCTCTTCCATCTGTGACCATAGAGTTACTCGCCGCCGACAACCAACCCATTTCATCTGTTGGTCTTGACGACGCTGTAGATGTTGCCGTCAAGAGTCGAGACGCTTCTGACGAAGCCCAAAGAAGCCGAAGATGGTTCTCT from the Camelina sativa cultivar DH55 chromosome 12, Cs, whole genome shotgun sequence genome contains:
- the LOC104731848 gene encoding defensin-like protein 82, which codes for MATKKFSAIILPLYMIFTLVLLPITSGRKQKEPCQDWRYGCSSRVACSAKCLSLGYKGGDCVTFAFPVCCCKINLEFQHDSPTSSPIMTN
- the LOC104731849 gene encoding L-lactate dehydrogenase B-like, giving the protein MGTLNLSTSHSPGSHTHPNSKKKKQLHQIKALKLVTVMQQNASTSTSSLRDLGPSGVDLSSALFKPIRNSVPPLASNRCTKISVVGVGNVGMAIAQTILTQDLADEIALVDSKPDKLRGEMLDLQHAAAFLPRTKITASVDYDVTAGSDLCIVTAGARQNPGESRLNLLQRNVALFRHIIPPLAKASPDSILIIVSNPVDVLTYVAWKLSGFPVNRVLGSGTNLDSSRFRFLIADHLDVNAQDVQAFIVGEHGDSSVALWSSISVGGIPVLSFLEKQQIAYEKQTLEDIHQSVVGSAYEVIGLKGYTSWAIGYSVANLARTILRDQRKIHPVTVLARGFYGVDGGDVFLSLPALLGRNGVVAVTNVHMTDEESEKLQKSAKTILEMQSQLEL